The Streptomyces rimosus genomic interval CCTGTTCGAGGGGGTCGTCATCGGGCTGCTGATGGCAGTCGCGAAGTCCGCCTGGGAGACCTCGCACGCGCACCTGGAGGTGTCGGGGCTGGAGGACCGCGGGCCCGGGGCGGGGCCCATTCTCGTACGCGCCCTGGGGAACGCCACGTTCCTGCGGCTGCCGAGGCTGCTGGACCAGCTGGAGGCGCTGCCGCGCGAGCGCACCGTCGTACTGGACCTCTCCGGGCTGCGTCACCTGGACCGCGCCTGCGCGGCGGCGCTCGGCAGCTGGGCGGAGCGGCGGCGGCCGGGGGACGGGCCGGAACCGGTTGACGCCGGCGCCGGCGCCGGTCCCGTTCCTGATGCCGGGCCCGGCACCGGCGTCGGTACCGGTGCCGGCTCCACCATCCGGACATAACTGTGCATAAGCGTCGTTAAGTGGAAGGGGGCGGCGTTGCGGGGCCAAAGGGCCGTAGGGTCGGGAGGCTTGATCCACTCGACCGACGACCCGAGGAGCCCCGTGATCCGCCGGCCTCTCCGCTCCTGTGGTGCGACCGCCGCGCTCTCCGTCGCCCTGCTGCTGTCCTCCTGTACGAGCGCGTCCCGGCTGGACGGCACGGAGGGCGCGGGCAGCGTGCAGGACCCGCTCTTCCCCGCCCTCGGCAACGGCGGGTACGAGGTCAGCCACTACGGGCTCGACCTGGACTACGACGTACGCGGCGGCACCCTCGACGCCACCGCCGAGATCAGCGCCACCGCACAGGCCGACCTCGCCTCCTTCAAGCTGGACCTCCAGGGGATGAAGGTGCACGGCGTACGGGTGGACGGCAAGGACGCGGAGTTCTCGCGCAAGGGCCACAAGCTGACGGTCCGGCCGCCGCGGACGGTGAAGAAGGGCGCCACGTTCCGTACGACCGTCGACTACGACGGCACGCCGGAGGAGATGACGGACGAGGACGGCTCCACCGAGGGCTGGGTGCGCACCGAGGACGGGGCGTTCGTCGCGGGCCAGCCGGCCGGGTCCATGACGTGGTTCCCCGGCAACAACCACCCGGGCGACAAGGCGGCGTACGACTTCCGGATCACCGTGCCGGACGGGTACACCGCCGTCGCCAACGGCGAACTGCGCGGCCGTAAGAGCGAGAAGGGGCGCACGACCTTCGAGTGGCACAACGGCGAGCCGATGGCCTCCTACCTGGCCACCGCGACCATCGGGAAGTTCACCGTCAAGGAGTCGCGGACGAAGAGCGGGCTGCCCGTGTACACGGCGGTGGACCCGGCGGAGGCCAAGGAGAGCGCGGGGCCGCTGGAGCGGCTGGACGCGATCCTGGACTGGTCGGTGAAACGGTTCGGCCCGTATCCGTTCTCCAGCGCCGGAGCCATCGTCGACCACACGCCCGAGCGGATCGACTGGGGTGCCCTGGAGACGCAGACCAAGCCGGTCTACGCCGGGGCGCCGGACGAGGGCACGCTCGTGCACGAGACCGCGCACCAGTGGTTCGGCGATTCGGTGACGCCGAAGACGTGGCAGGACATCTGGCTCAACGAGGGGTTCGCGCAGTACGCGGAGTGGCTGTGGGAGGAGGACAAGGGCGGCCGCACGGCGCAGCAGCAGTTCGACGCGCTGTACGCGACGGACGAGGACGACGAGGAAGTCTGGGGCTTCCCGCCCGGCGACCCCGGCGGCCCGAAGAACGTGACCGGCGATTCCGTCTACTACCGCGGCGGCATGGTCCTCCAGCAGCTCCGCAAGGCCGTCGGCGACAAGGTCTTCTTCTCGATCCTGAAGGACTGGCCGGCGGAACACCGCCACGGCAGCGCCGACACCCAGCAGTTCATCGACTTCTGCGCGGACCGCACGGACGTCGACCTGACGGACCTCTTCGACGACTGGCTGTACGGGGACGGGAAGCCGGACTGGGAGTTCTGAGGCGCACGGGGCGGGGCGTTTCCGTACGGCTCTATGGCTCTACGGGAGCGACCGTTTGGCCGGCCGGAGCGTGACGGTCACATCGAGGGCATAGCGCTCTTCGACCGTTCCGTCGGGGAACACCCCGAGGAGCGCGGCGCGCTCGGCCGCCAGGACCGGGCGGGCGGCCTCGGGGCCGATCGCCGCGAAGTAGGAGCGGCTGCCGAGCATCCGGAGGTGGGTCTCCAGCGGCACCCGGCGGGTCCAGCTCAGCTCGCGCAGTACGGGTGCGAGGCCCGGGTCCAGGCCCCGGATCAGGTCCGGGGCCCCGGGGGCGACGCTGTGCGCGTGGTAGCCGGGCAGTACGCGCGCGAGCCGGGCCTCCTGCTCCCTCACCCACCCCACGCGCGGGTCCGGAACGTTCCACCAGACCGCGAGCGCGCCACCGGGCCGCAGGACCCGCATCGCCTCCGGGACGGAGCGGGCCGGGTCGGTCCAGTGCCAGGACTGGGCGTACGTGACGAGGTCGAAGCCCGCGCCGTCCGCGAAGGGCAGGGCGTCGCCGAGGGCGCGGACGAGCGGCGTGCCGGGACAGGCGGAGCGCAGCTCCGCGGCCATCGCGGCGCCCGGCTCCACCGCCGTGACGCGGGCGCCGCGCGCCGCCAGCAGCCGGGTCGCGATGCCCGTACCGGCGCCCACGTCGAGGGCCCGGGAGCCGCTGAGCGGGCGGCCGGTGAGGTCTTCGAGGGTGTCGAACAGGGCGGGCGGGTAGCCGGGGCGGGCGGCGGCGTACTGCGCGGCGACGGCGTCGAAGGACCGGGCGAGGTCCGGGCGCGCCGGAGGGCGGGGCGTCGGCTGTGGCATACGGGCATGGTGCCGGGCGGGGCGGAACCGTGGCACGACCTGCCGCATTACCTGTGACGTAATCGACGGGCGGCCGGGCCGGCGGCAGCATCGTCCGCATGAGCAGCACTGATGCCGTGCAGACGGCAGCCACGGAGAACAAGAGCGCCGCGACGAGTGCCGTGGTCGACGCCTACCTCGCCACGGTCGCCGACCCGGAAGCGACGCCCGAGCGCATCGCCGCGCACTACGCGGAGCGGGTCGACTGGATGTGTGCCGACAATCCGGTGGTGCCGTGGCTGCGGCCGCGCGCGACGCGGGACGACGTCGCCGCGCACTGGCGTGAGCTGCGCGAGCACACCGTGCCTGGCGCGGGCGGTGCGTCCATCGACGCGCTGGTGATCTCGGGCCCTGAGGCGGTGCTGACCGGGCACCTCTGGGGGACGGTCCGGGCCACCGGCAAGGCTTTCCGGTCGCCGTTCGCGCTGCGTTTCACCGTGCGGGACGGGGCGATCGTGCGGCATCACGTCTACGAGGACAGCCTGGCGATCGCCGCGGCCTGCACCCCCGGGAGCTGAACCGGCCGCGCCCCGTCCTAGCCGCGCTTCTTCTTCGCCTTCTTGCCCGCCGGGTTGCCGGTACGCGCCGTCCGGCGGCGTTCGTAGCGCGCGCGTTCCTCCTCGTACTCGGCGCGCCGTACGCCCTCCCCCGGCGCTTCGACGAGGGCGCGGCAGAAGTAGGCGAGCAGCGAGCCGATGAAGCCGATGAGCAGGAGGCTCTGTGCGGAGCGGTCGGCCGGGCGGTCGGCGGCGGCCTCGGCGGCGGGGCGGGTCAGGCGCTCCCACGTACGGCGGAAGGCAACCGCGCTGCACACCGCGAAGCAGGCCACGACCAGGACGTTCAGGAACGAGCCGACCTCGGCGATCTCCAGGCCCTGGAAGGCGAAGCGCAGCACCACCGCGCCGGCGGCGGCGAGTGCCAGGGAGCCCACGGCGACCCCGGCCCGGCGCAGGCCGTAGCCGCCGTCGTGGTGCACCCAGGTCGTCCCGAAGAAGCGGATCGGGGCCGGCTCGGGGCCGGACCGGTCCGGCGCGTGCCGTGTCTCGTCGCTCATGGGGCCGATTATCCCCGGTGGGCCGGGGCGCCCCGGGAGGCGGGCGCGTATCCCGCTAGCATCCGCCTGTACATGCCAACCGGGGGAAGGTTCAGTATGCGCAGGCATTACGGACGCATGGTCATGGCGATCGGGGCCCTGCCCCTGCTGGCGGTCACCGTCGCGGGGTGCGGCGGCCCGGCGCCCGGCCCCACGGGCGAGCGCACCGCGACCGCCGGAGCCCGCCCCGCGCCCGCCGGCGGCCGTCCCGCGCCCGCCGGAACCGGTGCTTCCACGGAGCCGCGCCCCCTGACCGGAGCGCAGACGGCCCGGGCGATGCTCTCGACCATCGATCTGCCGGTGGGCTGGTCGGTGGCGAAGGAGGACCTGTCGCCCGCGGTGGAGAAGGACGATCACGGCATTCAGGACGTGAAGGGCGACGCGGCGTGCAACCGCGTGGTCGCCGACTCGTTCCGTTCCGTACGGCCGAGCGCCGTGGTCGGCCGGACGATGGAGAATCCCATGGCCCGGCGCTCCCTGATGTTCGAGGTCAAGACGTTTCCGAGCGTCACGGGTGCCCGTCAGGCCGTCGAGGAGGCCAGGCAGTTGCGGCAGGCGTGCGCGACGGCCACGGCGGGGCCGTACCCGGTGCGTTACGGGGTGCTGGAGGGGCCGCGGCGCGGGGATGAGTCGGTGGGTGTCCGCATGCGGGTGGGCGGCAACCGGTTCGACGAGTTCGTGATCCGGGTCGGCACCAGCGTCACCGTGGTCACGTTCCCCGGGGCCACCGGCGACGACCCGGGGCTGGTGGAGTCCCTGACCGCCCAGGCCACGGAGAAGCTGCGGCAGGCCGCCGCCGGTTGACGGCGGCCGGAGGTACGGGGGAGGGCCGGGCGGCCGTGCCCGGCTCCGCCGCTCAGTTCGCGCAGTTCGGCGCCACGAAGCCGTCGCTGCCGGTGTGGACGTAGCTGTCCGAGACGTACTGGCCGGGCGCGATGCTGTCCCAGATGTCGGTGGTGCCGTACGGGCCGCTGACCCGCTGGCCGCGGCGCTGGCAGCGGATGGAGACCCGCGCGCCGTACGGGAGCTGCCGTACGACGGAGGCGCTGGTGCTCGGGCCGCTGCGGACGTTGACCTGGTAGCCGGGCGCGACCTGGTAGGTGGCCGCGGTCGCCGCCATCGCCTCGGCGGCCACGCCCTCGGCCTCCGTGACCGCCTCCGCCTCCGCGACCACCGCGGCCTCGTCGGCGCCGGTGCCGTCCGCCGTACCGACGGTGTTCTCCTGTGTGCCGCTCATGCGTACTCCCCCGTTGAATGCTCTGGTTCCGGTGTCACGGGCCGGTCCGCGGGCCGCGGCCGGTGCAACGCGCACGCTAGCAAGCCTCTCCTGTCCCGTACGCACCATCGACTAGGCTCCGTGCGTCGCATCCGCGGCCCATGGACACGGGGGTGGAAGATGCCGCCGCTGCGCGGTTCCGAGGCGGACCCGGAAGCGGAACGTCCGCAGTACGCCGGCCGGTACCGCCTGGACGCGCGCCTGGGCTCCGGCGGAATGGGCGTGGTGCACCTGGCGCGGTCGTCGTCGGGGCTGCGCCTGGCGGTGAAGGTCGTGCACGCCGATTTCGCCCAGGACCCGGAGTTCCGCGGCCGGTTCCGGCAGGAGGTGGCGGCGGCGCGGCGGGTGAGCGGCGCGTTCACCGCGCCGGTCGTGGACGCCGACCCGGACGCCGACCGCCCCTGGATGGCCACCCTCTACATCCCAGGACCGACCCTCGGCGAGCACGTCAAGCGCAACGGCCCGCTGGCGCCCGCCGAGGTGCGGCGGCTGGCCGCGGGCCTGGCCGAGGCGCTGCGCGACATCCACCGGGCGGGCGTGGTGCACCGCGACCTCAAGCCCGGCAACGTGCTGCTCGCCGCTGACGGCCCCAAGGTCATCGATTTTGGTATCTCGCGCCCCTCGGACAGCGAGATGCGCACCGAGACCGGCAAGCTCATCGGTACGCCGCCGTTCATGGCGCCCGAGCAGTTCCAGCGCCCGCGCGAGGTGGGCCCGGCGGCGGACGTCTTCGCGCTGGGGTCGGTGCTGGTGCACGCGGCGACCGGGCGGGGGCCGTTCGACTCGGAGAGCCCGTACATCGTCGCCTACCAAGTGGTGCACGACGAGGCGGACCTGACGGGCGTTCCGGAGGACCTGGCGCCGCTGATCCGCACCTGCCTGGCGAAGCGGCCGTCCGACCGGCCGACGCCGGACGTGCTGATGCGGATGCTGCACACCGAGATGCCCACGGAGATCCACGACGACCTGGGCGTGCTGCTCGCGGACGCCCCCGCTGCGGGGGACGTGCGCGTACCGGCTCAGCGTGAGGCCGAAGGGGAGGCTCTGCGGGAGCCCGTACGGATCGTTCCGCCACCCGTGCCGTCCGCCGCGCCGGGCCGGGGCGAGGAGACGCACGTACGGGACCGGAAGCCGGAAGCCGGGGCAGGGACGGAAGCGGAAGCGGAACCCGAAGCGGAGGCGGGGAAGAAGGCCGGCGCGGGCGCTGCGGAGCCCACTGCCGCCGCCCCTCCGGACGAGGAGGACGCGGACCGCGCCGGGCGTGGCGTGCGCCGCCGCTGGGCCGCCTGGGCCGCCCTGGCGGCGGTGCTGGCCGGTGCGGGCATCTTCACGGGCGTGCAGATGCTGGACTCCGACGACGCCCCGGCGCTCCAGACGCACACCACCGGCGGCACCGCCGCGGCCTTCCGCCCCTGGCACACCCCGCTGATGCGGCGGCCCGCCGGCCACCCGGCCGAGATGCCCTTCTGCACATACGGCGCCTCCGCCGACGCTCCTGCCCTCTTCTGCGTCGAGCGGGGCCTGAAGGCCGCGCGGGTCGATCCGGGGACCGGCACGGTGACGTGGCGGCGCACGGGCGAGCCGGTGCGCGAGAGCGACACCCCGCCGGGCGCCCCGGTCTTCTCCGGCGGGCTGCTGTACGTACGGTCCCCCGACGGCAAGCGGCTGGAAGCGCTCGACCCGTCGGCCGGCGGGCGGGGCGCGACGCGCTGGAGCAAGAGCCTGGCCGGGTACGGACCCGAGGTCCGGTTCGTGGGCGGCGCCGTACTCCTGACGTCGGCGGACGGCATGGTCACCGCCCTGGACAGCGCCACGCACAAGGAACTGTGGCACCAGCGCTACCCGGCGCAGCCGCTGGGGCAGTTCACCGCGTACGGGGACGGCCGTACCGCCTACGCGGCCACCGTCGCGGCCGACGGCGCCACCACCATGGTCACCGCGATCGACCCGGCGCACGGCACGGTCCGCTGGGAGCGGCGGCTGCCCGGCTCGCTCACCGTGGTGGGCGCGGGCGCGTCCGGCTCGGTCTACCTGACCGCCGCCGACCCGCTGATCGTCACCCGCACCGCGGCCGTCGTCCGCTACGACCCCGGTACCCACCGGGTACGGCGGCTGCCGCTGGCCGCGCCGGTGGACGACGCGGCGGCCGTGGTGCGCGGGGAGACGGCTTATGTGCTGGCGGCCGGCGGCACCCTCCAGGCGGTCGGCGACCGGCACTGGACCATGGAGACGTCGGTGAGCCGGGCTTCCGCGCCGGTGCTCGACCCGCGGGGCGAGCGGCTGTACTTCACCGGCGCCGACGGCCGGCTGCTGGCCGTGGACACCCGGCGCGGCGCGCTGCTCGGCCAGACGCCGCCCCGGCTGGCCACCGGCCGCAGCGGCTACCTGGAGAAGCTGCCCGCGCCGCTGCCGGACCCGCGGCACGGCCGGATCTACGCGGCCGCGCCGGACGGCTCGGTCTTCGCCGCGAACGCGGAGAACCCCGCCCGCTGGTGAGGCGGGCGGGGTTCCGGGGAGCCGTTACGGGGCTCAGCCCAGCTTCGTCACGTCGCGCACCGCGCCCTTGTCGGCGCTGGTGGCCATCGCCGCGTAGGCGCGCAGGGCCTGCGAGACCTTGCGCTCGCGCTGCTTCGGCGCGTACACGCCGCCCAGCGCCTCCCGGCGGGCCGTCAGCTCCTCCTCGGAAACGAGGAGTTCGATGGTGCGGTTCGGGATGTCGATACGGATGCGGTCGCCGTCCTCGACCAGGGCGATGGTGCCGCCGGAGGCCGCCTCGGGCGAGGCGTGGCCGATGGACAGGCCGGAGGTGCCGCCGGAGAAGCGGCCGTCGGTGACCAGCGCGCACGCCTTGCCCAGGCCGCGGCCCTTGAGGAAGGACGTCGGGTAGAGCATCTCCTGCATGCCGGGGCCGCCCTTGGGGCCCTCGTAGCGGATGACGACCACGTCGCCCTCCTTGACCTTCTTGCCGAGGATCTTCTCGACGGCCTCCTCCTGCGACTCGCAGACCACGGCCGGGCCCTCGAACGTCCAGATCGACTCGTCGACGCCCGCGGTCTTCACCACGCAGCCGTCCTCGGCGAGGTTGCCCTTGAGGACCGCCAGGCCGCCGTCGGCGGAGTAGGCGTGGGCGAAGTCGCGGATGCAGCCGCCCTCGGCGTCCAGGTCGAGGGTGTCCCAGCGCTCGGACTGGGAGAAGGCGGTGGCGGAGCGCTTGCAGCCGGGGGCGGCGTGCCACAGCTCGACGGCCTCCGGGGACGGCGAACCCCCGCGCACGTCCCAGGTCTTGAGCCAGTCCGCCATCGAGGAGCTGTGCACGGTGTGCACGTCCTCGTTGAGCAGCCCGGCACGGTACAGCTCGCCCAGGATGGCGGGGATGCCGCCGGCCCGGTGCACGTCCTCCATGTAGTACGTGCCGCCGGGGGCGACGTTCGGCGCGACCTTGGCCAGGCAGGGCACCCGGCGCGAGACGGCGTTGATGTCCTCCAGGTCGTAGTCGAGACCGGCTTCCTGGGCGGCGGCCAGCAGGTGCAGGATCGTGTTCGTGGAGCCGCCCATGGCGATGTCCAGGGCCATGGCGTTCTCGAAGGAGGCGCGGGAGCCGATGCTGCGCGGCAGCACGGTCGCGTCGTCCTCGTCGTAGTACCGCTTGGTGATCTCCACGACCGTACGGCCGGCGTTCTCGTACAGCGCCTTGCGTGCGGTGTGGGTGGCCAGCACCGAGCCGTTGCCGGGCAGCGACAGGCCGATGGCCTCGGTCAGGCAGTTCATCGAGTTGGCGGTGAACATGCCGGAACAGGAGCCGCAGGTCGGGCAGGCGTTGTCCTCGATACGGAGGATGTCCTCGTCCGAGATGTTCTCGTCGACCGCGTCGGAGATCGCGTTGATCAGGTCCAGTTTGCGGACGGTGCCGTCGACGAGGGTGGCGCGGCCGGCCTCCATGGGGCCGCCGGAGACGAAGACGGTGGGGATGTTCAGCCGCATCGCGGCCATCAGCATGCCCGGGGTGATCTTGTCGCAGTTGGAGATGCAGATCAGCGCGTCCGCGCAGTGCGCCTCGACCATGTACTCGACGGAGTCGGCGATCAGGTCGCGGGACGGCAGCGAGTAGAGCATGCCGCCGTGGCCCATGGCGATGCCGTCGTCCACCGCGATGGTGTTGAACTCGCGGGCGATGCCGCCGGCCGCCTTGATCGCCTCGCTGACGATCCGGCCGACCGGCTGGAGGTGGGTGTGGCCCGGCACGAACTCGGTGAAGCTGTTGGCCACCGCGATCACGGGCTTGCCGAAGTCCTCGCGCGCTACGCCCGACGCCTGCATGAGCGCGCGGGCGCCGGCCATGTTGCGGCCATGGGTGACGGTGCGGGACCTCAGCTCGGGCACGTGGATCCACTCCCTCGGGTGCGTGTACATCTCCCGTACGCCCGGTGCGCGTACGTATGTGAATCAGTCGAGACTACGCCCCGCCTCCAAGATCTGGACAGCGAATCCGGCATGTGAGACAGATGACCGCTGGGCGGACACCGCCGGGGGCGCTCCCGGCCGGTCAGGACCCGGTCAGATGCTGCTGCACCACCGGCGCCACCCGGGCGATGATCCGCTCCGGGTCCGCCGACGCCAGCGGCTCCAGCTTGATCACGTACCGCATGAGGGCCGTACCGACCAGCTGCGCCGCCGCCAGCTCGGCCCGCAGCTCGGCGTCCGGTACGGCCAGCTCGCCGGCGATCCGGCGCAGCAGCTGGCGGACGACGAGCTTGCGGAAGACCGCGGCGGCCACGTCGTTGGTCAGGGCGCTGCGCACGATCGCCAGCAGGGGTTCGCGGGTGACCGGGTTCTCCCAGACGCCGAGGACGAAGCGGGTCATCCGCTCGCCCACGCCGTCCAGGCCGCCGTCGAGCACCGCCTCGGGGGCGTTCAGGGCGGGCGCGAAGGACATCTCGACCGCCGCCTCGAAGACCTGCTCCTTGGTGCCGTAGTAGTGGTGGACCAGGGCCGGGTCCACGTCCGCCGCCTTGGCGATACCGCGGATCGACGCCTTCTCGTAGCCACGCGCGGCGAACTCGGCGCGGGCCGCCGTCAGGATGCGCTCGCGCGCGCCGGGGCCCTCCACGGAATCCGTACGGGAGGGGCGGCCGCGCCTGCGGGCACCCCCGGCCACGGCAGGGCCGTCCGTCACGACCCCGGCACCCACGTCGGCGACGCCAGGTGGAGCCGGGTGAACGCCAGCGCCTCCGCGAGATCGGCCTCGCGCTCGGCGCCGGACATCGCCCGCCGGGTGTTGACCTCGACCACGATGTGCCCGCCGAAACCGGTGGCCGCCAGCCGCTCCAGCAGCTCGGCGCAGGGCTGCGAGCCGCGCCCCGGCACCAGGTGCTCGTCCTTGTTGGAGCCGTTGCCGTCGGCGAGGTGGATGTGCGCCAGGCGCTCGCCCATCCGGTCGACCATGTGCAGCGCGTCACTGCGGGAGGTGGCGGTGTGCGAGAGGTCGACGGTGAAGTGGCGGTAGTCGTCCTTGGTCGGGTCCCAGTCCGGCGCGTACGCCAGCATCTCGCGGTCCCGGTAGCGCCACGGATACATGTTCTCGACGGCGAATCTGACGTCCGTCTCGCTCTCCATCCGCCACACTCCGCGCACGAACTCGCGGGCGTAATTGCGCTGCCACCGGAAGGGCGGATGGACGACCACCGTCGACGCGCCGAGCTTCTCCGCGGCGTTGCGAGCGCGCTGCAGCTTCACCCAGGGGTCCGTGGACCACACCCGCTGCGTGATCAGCAGGCACGGCGCGTGCACGGCCAGGATCGGCACCCCGTGGTAGTCGGAGAGCCGGCGCAGCGCCTCGATGTCCTGGCTGACCGGGTCGGTCCACACCATGACCTCGACGCCGTCGTAGCCCAGGCGCGCGGCGATCTCGAAGGCCGTCGCCGTCGACTCCGGATACACCGAGGCCGTGGACAGGGCGACCTTCGCATCCGGGATGCGCACCACTGGCTCCGTCACGAGGGACAGGGTACGGGCCGCCGCCGACGGGCGGGGGCCGCGCCCCTATGCCGGAGGCAGGTGGTCCAGATGGCGCAGGATCACGCCCTCGCGCAGCGCCCACGGGCAGATCTCCAGCGTGCGCACGCCGAACAGGTCCATCGCACCCTCCGCCACCAGCGCTCCGGCCACCAGCTGGCGCGAGCGGCCCTCGGAGACGCCGGGCAGCTTGGCGCGCTCCGCGCCGGTCATCGCCGCCAGCTTCGGCACCCACTCCTCCAGCGCCTTACGGTCCAGCTCACGCTGGGTGTAGAGGCCCTCGGCGGACCGGGCGGCACCGGCGATACGGGCCAGCTGCTTGAAGGTCTTGGAGGTGCCCACGACGTGGTCGGGGGTGCCGAAGCGCGTGAAATCGCTCACCACCCGTGCGATTTCGGCCCGTACGCGCTTGCGCAGCGCCCGTATGTCCTCCGGTTCCGGCGGGTCGCCCGGCAGATCGCCCGCGGTCAGCCGGCCCGCGCCGAGCGGCAGCGACACCGCCGCGTCCGGCTCCTCGTCCAGCCCGTACGCGATCTCCAGCGAGCCGCCGCCGATGTCCAGCACCAGCAGCCGCCCCGCCGACCAGCCGAACCAGCGGCGGGCCGCGAGGAACGTCAGCCGGGCCTCGTCCTCGCCCGACAGCACCCGCAGCCGTACGCCGGTCTCCCGCTCGACCCGGCGCAGCACGTCCTCCCCGTTGGCCGCCTCGCGGATCGCGGAGGTGGCGAACGGCAGCACGTCCTCGACGCCCTTGTCCTCCGCGACCTGTACTGCGGCCCGTACCGTGGCCACCAGCCGCTCCACGCCCGCCTCGGCGACCGCGCCGCCCTCGTCGAGGAGTTCGGCCAGCCGCAGCTCCGCCTTGTGGGAGTAGGCGGGCAGCGGGCGCGCACCCGGGTGCGCGTCCATCACCAGCAGATGCACCGTGTTCGAACCCACATCGAGGACACCGAGTCTCATACGTTGAACCTACTCTCGCGTGGCCGGGAACCGACGGCGAGGCCCTGCCCGCAGGAAGGCGGATCCGCGTACCGGCCGCCTTACGCTGGAGTAGTGGCTAAGACGAACAAGGCGAAGCAGAACAAAGCCCTGAAGAAGGCGGAAAAGCAGCGCGCGGCACGGGAGGCGCAAGGGGCTCGGGCCGACGAGGTCGGCGGTCTGGACTTCGCCCGCGCCTGGGTCACCTTCCCCGACCCCGCCGACGACGAGCAGGTCTTCCGCTGCGACCTGACCTGGCTCACCTCCCGCTGGACGTGCATCTTCGGCAGCGGTTGCAAGGGCATCGAGGCGGGGCGCGCGGACGACGGATGCTGCACGCTCGGCGCGCACTTCTCCGACGAGGAGGACGAGCAGCGGGTCGCGGAGCACGTGGCGCGGCTCACACCCGACCTGTGGCAGTTCCACGACGTCGGCACCTCCACCGGCTGGACCCAGGAGGACGAGGACGGCGACCGCCAGACCCGGTGCTGGAAGGGCTCGTGCATCTTCCAGAACCGCCCCGGCTTCCCGGCCGGCGCCGGCTGCTCGCTGCACATCCTCGCGCTGCGCGAGGGCCGCGAGCCCCTGGAGACCAAGCCGGACGTGTGCTGGCAGCTGCCGGTCCGGCGCACCTACGACTGGATCGACCGCCCCGACGACACCCGCGTCCTCCAGGTCACCATCGGCGAGTACGACCGCCGCGGCTGGGGCCCCGGCGGCCACGACCTGCACTGGTGGTGCACGTCGGCGACCTCGGCACACGGCGCCGGCGAGCCGGTGTATGTGTCCTACGGGCCGGAGCTGACCGAGCTGATGGGCAAGGAGGGCTACGACCGGCTCGTGGAGCTCTGCGAGGAGCGCCTGGCGGCGACGCTGCCGATGGCGCCGCATCCGGCGGACCCCAAGTAGCGGTCGCTTCGGGGCCGTACGCCGCGCGCATCCGCTGATCAGCCCGCCGCTCAGCCCGCCGGTCCCGTCGTATCGGACGGTGACGGGCTCGGGCCCCTGGTCGGCTCCCCCGACGTCGGCGTGGGCGTGGGTGAGGGACTGGGGGTGGGCGACGCGGTCGGGTGGTGCGTCGGGTCCGGCGCCGGTGGGGTCGGCCTCGGGTCGGGATGGTGTCCGGGGCCGGGGCCCGGGGGCCGCCCGGGACCCGGCCGGTGGCCGCCCTCGCCCCACCCCTCCAGCGTCACCGTCGTGCCGCCGGGGGCAAGCGTGATCCGCGCGTTCCAGTAGCCG includes:
- a CDS encoding M1 family metallopeptidase, with amino-acid sequence MIRRPLRSCGATAALSVALLLSSCTSASRLDGTEGAGSVQDPLFPALGNGGYEVSHYGLDLDYDVRGGTLDATAEISATAQADLASFKLDLQGMKVHGVRVDGKDAEFSRKGHKLTVRPPRTVKKGATFRTTVDYDGTPEEMTDEDGSTEGWVRTEDGAFVAGQPAGSMTWFPGNNHPGDKAAYDFRITVPDGYTAVANGELRGRKSEKGRTTFEWHNGEPMASYLATATIGKFTVKESRTKSGLPVYTAVDPAEAKESAGPLERLDAILDWSVKRFGPYPFSSAGAIVDHTPERIDWGALETQTKPVYAGAPDEGTLVHETAHQWFGDSVTPKTWQDIWLNEGFAQYAEWLWEEDKGGRTAQQQFDALYATDEDDEEVWGFPPGDPGGPKNVTGDSVYYRGGMVLQQLRKAVGDKVFFSILKDWPAEHRHGSADTQQFIDFCADRTDVDLTDLFDDWLYGDGKPDWEF
- a CDS encoding class I SAM-dependent methyltransferase, translating into MPQPTPRPPARPDLARSFDAVAAQYAAARPGYPPALFDTLEDLTGRPLSGSRALDVGAGTGIATRLLAARGARVTAVEPGAAMAAELRSACPGTPLVRALGDALPFADGAGFDLVTYAQSWHWTDPARSVPEAMRVLRPGGALAVWWNVPDPRVGWVREQEARLARVLPGYHAHSVAPGAPDLIRGLDPGLAPVLRELSWTRRVPLETHLRMLGSRSYFAAIGPEAARPVLAAERAALLGVFPDGTVEERYALDVTVTLRPAKRSLP
- a CDS encoding nuclear transport factor 2 family protein; amino-acid sequence: MSSTDAVQTAATENKSAATSAVVDAYLATVADPEATPERIAAHYAERVDWMCADNPVVPWLRPRATRDDVAAHWRELREHTVPGAGGASIDALVISGPEAVLTGHLWGTVRATGKAFRSPFALRFTVRDGAIVRHHVYEDSLAIAAACTPGS
- a CDS encoding SH3 domain-containing protein is translated as MSGTQENTVGTADGTGADEAAVVAEAEAVTEAEGVAAEAMAATAATYQVAPGYQVNVRSGPSTSASVVRQLPYGARVSIRCQRRGQRVSGPYGTTDIWDSIAPGQYVSDSYVHTGSDGFVAPNCAN
- a CDS encoding protein kinase domain-containing protein; this translates as MPPLRGSEADPEAERPQYAGRYRLDARLGSGGMGVVHLARSSSGLRLAVKVVHADFAQDPEFRGRFRQEVAAARRVSGAFTAPVVDADPDADRPWMATLYIPGPTLGEHVKRNGPLAPAEVRRLAAGLAEALRDIHRAGVVHRDLKPGNVLLAADGPKVIDFGISRPSDSEMRTETGKLIGTPPFMAPEQFQRPREVGPAADVFALGSVLVHAATGRGPFDSESPYIVAYQVVHDEADLTGVPEDLAPLIRTCLAKRPSDRPTPDVLMRMLHTEMPTEIHDDLGVLLADAPAAGDVRVPAQREAEGEALREPVRIVPPPVPSAAPGRGEETHVRDRKPEAGAGTEAEAEPEAEAGKKAGAGAAEPTAAAPPDEEDADRAGRGVRRRWAAWAALAAVLAGAGIFTGVQMLDSDDAPALQTHTTGGTAAAFRPWHTPLMRRPAGHPAEMPFCTYGASADAPALFCVERGLKAARVDPGTGTVTWRRTGEPVRESDTPPGAPVFSGGLLYVRSPDGKRLEALDPSAGGRGATRWSKSLAGYGPEVRFVGGAVLLTSADGMVTALDSATHKELWHQRYPAQPLGQFTAYGDGRTAYAATVAADGATTMVTAIDPAHGTVRWERRLPGSLTVVGAGASGSVYLTAADPLIVTRTAAVVRYDPGTHRVRRLPLAAPVDDAAAVVRGETAYVLAAGGTLQAVGDRHWTMETSVSRASAPVLDPRGERLYFTGADGRLLAVDTRRGALLGQTPPRLATGRSGYLEKLPAPLPDPRHGRIYAAAPDGSVFAANAENPARW